From Streptomyces sp. CMB-StM0423, a single genomic window includes:
- a CDS encoding HU family DNA-binding protein, which produces MNKAQLVEAITDKMGGRQQASDAVDAVLDAIIRAVVSGERVSVTGFGSFEKVERPARYARNPQTGERVRVKKTSVPRFRAGQGFKDLVSGTKRLPKNDTAVKKAPKGSLSGGTKTTAKAAAKKAVKKATAKKATAKKTTAKKAPAKRTTAKKSSAKKTTAKKSSAKKATAKKTAAKKSAKKAPAKKATAKKAPARKAAGRRTTAKKTTARKR; this is translated from the coding sequence GTGAACAAGGCCCAGCTCGTTGAAGCTATTACCGACAAGATGGGTGGCCGCCAGCAGGCCTCCGACGCCGTGGACGCCGTCCTCGACGCGATCATTCGTGCGGTCGTCTCCGGCGAGCGCGTATCGGTCACGGGCTTCGGCTCTTTCGAGAAGGTGGAGCGTCCGGCGCGCTACGCCCGCAACCCGCAGACCGGCGAGCGCGTCCGGGTCAAGAAGACCTCCGTGCCCCGGTTCCGGGCGGGCCAGGGCTTCAAGGACCTCGTCTCGGGCACCAAGCGGCTGCCGAAGAACGACACGGCCGTGAAGAAGGCCCCGAAGGGCAGCCTGTCCGGCGGCACCAAGACCACCGCCAAGGCCGCTGCCAAGAAGGCCGTGAAGAAGGCCACCGCGAAGAAGGCCACCGCGAAGAAGACCACGGCCAAGAAGGCGCCGGCGAAGAGGACCACCGCCAAGAAGTCCTCGGCGAAGAAGACGACGGCCAAGAAGTCGTCGGCGAAGAAGGCCACCGCGAAGAAGACGGCCGCCAAGAAGTCGGCCAAGAAGGCCCCGGCGAAGAAGGCGACCGCCAAGAAGGCGCCGGCCCGCAAGGCCGCCGGCCGGCGGACCACCGCGAAGAAGACCACTGCCAGGAAGCGGTGA